A section of the Flaviflexus equikiangi genome encodes:
- a CDS encoding sigma-70 family RNA polymerase sigma factor, with protein sequence MTCYDPAEGAPPGSPDHYRGNDAGPLITQIAGGDRAAFNELYRSTGAMLLAVILRVVRDRDLAEEVLHECFTYVWTNAHTFDHARGSGHAWLVTLARRRAIDCVRSVESQRNRDTSQGIREVNLHEPAHRHSYVEAEVETRIESARAATALRTLPEEQGRVLALVYYEGLTQQQAAERTGIPLGTVKTRIREGLRKLREDMEGAR encoded by the coding sequence ATGACATGTTACGACCCGGCGGAGGGAGCCCCACCCGGCTCCCCTGACCACTATCGAGGGAATGACGCAGGGCCACTCATTACCCAGATAGCGGGCGGCGACCGAGCTGCCTTCAACGAGCTGTACAGGTCCACCGGCGCCATGCTCCTCGCCGTCATCCTCCGAGTCGTCAGAGACCGAGATCTAGCAGAGGAAGTTCTCCATGAGTGCTTCACGTACGTGTGGACGAACGCCCACACGTTCGATCATGCGCGAGGCTCCGGCCATGCCTGGCTCGTCACCCTTGCCCGGCGCCGCGCCATCGACTGCGTCCGCTCGGTCGAATCGCAGCGAAACAGGGACACCTCCCAGGGGATCCGCGAAGTCAACCTCCACGAGCCGGCCCACCGCCACAGCTACGTCGAGGCCGAGGTCGAGACCCGCATCGAATCAGCCCGCGCAGCCACCGCACTGCGCACACTGCCTGAAGAGCAGGGCCGGGTGCTTGCCTTGGTCTACTACGAAGGTCTCACACAGCAGCAAGCAGCAGAAAGAACCGGGATACCGTTGGGAACCGTGAAGACAAGGATTCGGGAAGGATTGCGGAAGCTACGCGAGGACATGGAGGGAGCGCGATGA
- a CDS encoding glutamate synthase subunit beta: MADPYGFLTTRERELPPKRPVAVRIGDYREIQERRTDGPLLKRQAGRCMDCGVPFCMSGCPLGNLIPEFNDYARQGLTRLAADRLLETNNFPELTGRLCPAPCESSCVLGINQPPVTIKSIERAIADDIVENGWMEPQIPGRLSDKTVCIVGSGPAGLAAAQQLTRAGHTVVVYERDDRIGGLLRYGIPDFKLDKKVLDARLAQMEGEGTRFRTGVNVGTDVSWTELRERFDAVIVATGALKPRDLDIPGRQLDGVHQAMEFLTGANREVAGAREASQIRADGKHVVVLGGGDTGSDCIGVSHRQGAASVTNIAIGVRPPDERGPNEPWPIHPKLYEVQSSHEEGGDRVYLTSTVEFIDDGQGSVCAIRIAETEILSSGDRVPRAGTEREIPADLVLLALGFTGTDAELGGLGVPFGRGQVLSRHADYATDQEGVFVVGDAGRGASLVVWAIAEGRAAARSVDAYVQGGSGLPAPVAATDRGLRL; encoded by the coding sequence GTGGCTGATCCGTACGGCTTCTTGACGACCCGGGAACGGGAGCTTCCCCCGAAGCGTCCCGTCGCGGTCCGCATCGGCGACTATCGAGAGATCCAGGAACGCCGCACCGACGGCCCCCTGCTGAAGCGACAGGCCGGCCGGTGCATGGACTGCGGAGTGCCCTTCTGCATGTCGGGATGTCCGCTGGGCAATCTCATTCCCGAGTTCAACGACTATGCACGCCAGGGCCTGACCAGGCTCGCGGCGGACCGTCTCCTCGAGACGAACAACTTTCCGGAACTCACGGGCAGGCTCTGCCCGGCACCGTGCGAGTCCTCCTGCGTTCTCGGCATCAACCAGCCGCCCGTCACCATCAAGTCGATCGAGCGCGCGATCGCGGACGATATCGTGGAGAACGGCTGGATGGAGCCGCAGATTCCCGGGCGCCTGTCCGACAAGACGGTCTGCATCGTGGGTTCCGGGCCCGCCGGCCTTGCCGCAGCCCAGCAGCTCACCCGCGCCGGTCACACGGTCGTCGTCTATGAGCGGGACGACCGTATCGGCGGTCTCCTGCGCTACGGCATTCCAGATTTCAAACTCGACAAAAAGGTGCTTGACGCCCGGCTGGCGCAGATGGAGGGGGAGGGCACCCGCTTCCGCACGGGGGTGAACGTCGGAACCGACGTCTCCTGGACCGAACTCCGCGAGCGCTTCGATGCCGTCATCGTCGCGACCGGGGCCTTGAAGCCACGCGACCTGGACATTCCCGGCCGCCAGCTGGACGGAGTGCACCAGGCGATGGAGTTCCTCACGGGAGCGAACCGGGAGGTGGCCGGGGCACGTGAGGCCAGCCAGATTCGGGCAGACGGCAAGCATGTGGTCGTTCTGGGCGGCGGCGATACCGGTTCGGACTGTATCGGCGTTTCGCACCGTCAGGGGGCGGCGTCGGTTACGAACATCGCGATCGGTGTTCGCCCGCCCGACGAGAGGGGCCCGAACGAGCCGTGGCCCATCCACCCGAAGCTCTACGAGGTGCAGTCGTCCCATGAGGAGGGCGGTGACCGCGTCTACCTGACATCGACGGTCGAGTTCATCGATGACGGTCAGGGTTCCGTGTGCGCTATCCGGATCGCCGAGACGGAGATCCTGTCGAGCGGCGACCGTGTTCCGCGGGCTGGTACGGAGCGCGAGATCCCGGCTGATCTCGTTCTCCTGGCTCTCGGTTTCACGGGGACCGATGCTGAGCTCGGCGGCTTGGGGGTGCCGTTCGGCCGAGGCCAGGTTCTCTCCCGGCACGCCGACTATGCGACGGATCAGGAGGGTGTCTTCGTCGTCGGCGATGCTGGTCGGGGCGCTTCCCTCGTCGTGTGGGCGATCGCTGAGGGCCGCGCGGCGGCACGTTCTGTCGACGCCTATGTCCAGGGCGGATCAGGCTTGCCAGCGCCAGTCGCCGCAACGGATCGGGGCCTCCGCCTCTGA
- a CDS encoding fasciclin domain-containing protein yields the protein MNRSLRTRSSAVLSVAALSVLTLAACSDDTEETEDTTAAVEETTEAMDETTDEMETEEEMEEETTDEMVSADAPFGPGCAAYVEANPTGPASVEGMAEGTVVDAAIANPELQTLKAAVAGELNADVNLVETLNGGEFTVLAPINDAFAALPEEDLNAVVADADLLTGVLTYHVIPGKLGPDEIVGEHETVNGEIVTVTGMGDDMMFNDAGLVCGNVATSNATVYMIDAVLLP from the coding sequence ATGAACCGCTCACTTCGCACCCGCAGCTCAGCAGTTCTCAGCGTGGCAGCGCTGTCCGTTCTCACGCTGGCGGCTTGCTCCGACGACACTGAAGAGACCGAGGATACGACCGCAGCCGTTGAAGAGACAACGGAAGCCATGGACGAGACCACGGATGAGATGGAGACAGAGGAGGAGATGGAGGAGGAGACCACCGATGAGATGGTCTCTGCAGATGCTCCGTTCGGCCCCGGATGTGCGGCGTATGTCGAGGCCAACCCGACCGGCCCTGCCTCCGTCGAAGGAATGGCTGAAGGCACCGTTGTCGATGCCGCCATCGCCAACCCCGAGCTCCAGACCCTCAAGGCAGCCGTTGCCGGCGAGCTCAACGCCGACGTCAACCTTGTCGAGACTCTGAACGGCGGCGAGTTCACGGTACTCGCCCCCATCAACGACGCCTTCGCGGCTCTCCCCGAGGAGGACCTCAACGCTGTTGTCGCTGACGCAGACCTCCTGACCGGCGTCCTCACCTACCATGTCATCCCCGGCAAGCTCGGACCCGACGAGATCGTCGGAGAGCACGAGACCGTCAACGGCGAGATCGTGACCGTGACCGGCATGGGCGACGACATGATGTTCAACGATGCTGGCCTCGTGTGCGGCAACGTCGCAACCTCGAACGCGACCGTCTACATGATCGACGCCGTCCTTCTCCCCTAA
- a CDS encoding ammonium transporter — MDAGSIAFGVIATALVLFMTPGVAFFYGGLVRVRSVISMMMLSFATLGIVGVLWILYGYAMSSVSTEFGFAGNPLSDFALSSTVASETANTDLVGVAYGSTFAIITVALISGAIADRARFGPWLVFVVSFATLGYFPIAAWVWGGGWVDALGGWLGAPGIIDYAGGLAVHTNAGAAALALAIVLGPRLGFAKGSHRPHNVPFVILGAAILWFGWFGFNVGAEWTNGLGNAGLITINTIGCTAAAICGWLLAEKLKGGKPSAVGAASGAIAGLVAITPACANLTPGWALLLGAITGVICCYAIEVKYLLQLDDSLDVVGIHLVGGLIGTVYLGFFAIDTGLFTGGGFGQLAVQVIACVGVFAYSFVLSLVLGTIISKAIGFRVDDASELAGVDETLHGEIAYELSDRVDS, encoded by the coding sequence ATGGACGCTGGAAGCATCGCGTTTGGCGTTATCGCCACAGCGCTTGTGCTCTTCATGACCCCGGGCGTCGCCTTCTTCTACGGCGGCCTCGTCCGTGTCCGCAGCGTCATCTCAATGATGATGCTGTCCTTCGCCACTCTCGGCATCGTCGGCGTGCTGTGGATCCTCTACGGCTACGCCATGTCGTCCGTCAGCACCGAATTCGGCTTTGCGGGCAACCCGCTCTCCGACTTCGCACTGTCATCGACCGTAGCCTCAGAGACCGCCAACACGGATCTCGTGGGAGTGGCCTACGGGTCCACCTTCGCGATCATCACCGTCGCCCTTATCTCAGGCGCCATTGCCGACCGTGCCCGCTTCGGGCCGTGGCTCGTCTTCGTCGTCTCGTTCGCGACACTCGGATACTTCCCCATCGCAGCCTGGGTGTGGGGCGGTGGATGGGTGGATGCTCTCGGAGGCTGGCTCGGCGCCCCCGGGATCATCGACTATGCGGGTGGTCTCGCAGTCCACACGAACGCCGGCGCTGCCGCTCTCGCCCTCGCGATCGTCCTCGGCCCCCGCCTCGGCTTCGCGAAGGGCAGCCACCGCCCCCACAATGTCCCGTTCGTCATTCTCGGCGCCGCCATTCTCTGGTTCGGCTGGTTCGGCTTCAACGTCGGTGCGGAGTGGACGAACGGTCTTGGCAACGCGGGCCTCATCACCATCAACACGATCGGATGTACGGCGGCAGCGATTTGCGGCTGGCTGCTGGCCGAGAAGCTCAAGGGCGGCAAGCCGTCCGCTGTCGGGGCGGCCTCCGGCGCGATCGCCGGCCTCGTCGCCATCACCCCGGCCTGTGCGAACCTGACTCCGGGATGGGCACTGCTGCTGGGCGCGATCACCGGTGTCATCTGCTGCTACGCGATCGAGGTCAAGTACCTTCTCCAGCTCGATGACTCTCTCGATGTTGTCGGCATCCACCTCGTCGGCGGCCTCATCGGCACCGTCTACCTCGGCTTCTTCGCCATCGATACCGGCCTGTTCACCGGTGGCGGCTTCGGCCAGCTCGCAGTCCAGGTCATCGCCTGCGTCGGCGTGTTCGCCTACTCGTTCGTCCTTTCTCTCGTTCTCGGCACGATCATTTCGAAAGCGATCGGCTTCCGCGTGGACGACGCCTCGGAGCTTGCCGGGGTCGATGAGACCCTGCACGGCGAGATCGCCTACGAGCTCTCGGATCGAGTGGATTCGTAA